In Sorghum bicolor cultivar BTx623 chromosome 8, Sorghum_bicolor_NCBIv3, whole genome shotgun sequence, one genomic interval encodes:
- the LOC8076312 gene encoding amino acid permease 3 encodes MAPAAHNGVSNMHSVAPMEVSVEAGNAGAAAWLDDDGRPRRTGTFWTASAHIITAVIGSGVLSLAWAIAQLGWVAGPTAMLLFAFVTYYTATLLAECYRTGDPETGKRNYTYMDAVRSNLGGAKVVFCGIIQYANLVGVAIGYTIASSISMKAIRRAGCFHSHGHEDPCKSSSTPYMILFGVVEILFSQIPDFDQIWWLSIVAAVMSFTYSSIGLSLGIAQTVSHGGFKGSLTGVSIGAGVTSTQKIWHTLQAFGDIAFAYSFSNILIEIQDTIKAPPPSESKVMQKATRLSVATTTIFYMLCGCMGYAAFGDAAPDNLLTGFGFYEPFWLLDIANIAIVVHLVGAYQVFCQPIFAFVERRAAAAWPDSAFISRELRVGPFALSVFRLTWRSAFVCVTTVVAMLLPFFGDVVGLLGAVSFWPLTVYFPVEMYIKQRRVPRGSTKWLCLQTLSVTCLLVSIAAAAGSIADVVDALKVYRPFSG; translated from the exons ATGGCACCGGCAGCGCACAACGGAGTGAGTAACATGCACTCGGTTGCGCCCATGGAGGTGTCAGTCGAGGCCGGCAACGCCGGTGCCGCCGCGTGGCTGGACGACGACGGCCGCCCTCGTCGCACCGGCACGTTCTGGACGGCCAGCGCCCACATCATCACCGCTGTCATCGGCTCCGGCGTGCTCTCCCTGGCCTGGGCCATCGCGCAGCTCGGCTGGGTCGCCGGCCCTACCGCCATGCTCCTCTTCGCCTTCGTCACCTACTACACGGCCACGCTGCTCGCCGAGTGCTACCGCACGGGCGACCCGGAGACGGGCAAACGCAACTACACCTACATGGACGCCGTCCGCTCCAACCTCGGCGGCGCCAAGGTCGTGTTCTGCGGTATTATACAGTATGCTAACCTCGTCGGCGTCGCCATTGGCTACACCATCGCGTCGTCCATCAGCATGAAGGCCATCAGGAGAGCTGGGTGCTTCCACAGCCATGGACATGAGGATCCCTGCAAGAGCTCCAGCACCCCGTACATGATCCTCTTCGGCGTTGTGGAGATTCTCTTCTCGCAGATACCGGACTTCGAtcagatttggtggctatcCATTGTCGCCGCCGTCATGTCCTTCACTTACTCCAGCATCGGACTCTCCCTCGGCATCGCACAGACCGTCT CCCATGGTGGGTTCAAGGGTAGCCTCACTGGCGTCAGCATCGGCGCCGGCGTCACCTCGACGCAGAAAATCTGGCACACCCTGCAGGCATTCGGCGACATCGCCTTCGCCTACTCCTTCTCCAACATCCTCATCGAAATCCAA GACACGATCAAGGCGCCGCCACCGTCGGAGTCGAAGGTGATGCAGAAGGCGACGCGTCTCAGCGTGGCGACGACGACCATCTTCTACATGCTGTGCGGGTGCATGGGGTACGCCGCGTTCGGCGACGCCGCGCCGGACAACCTGCTCACCGGCTTCGGCTTCTACGAGCCTTTCTGGCTTCTTGACATCGCCAACATCGCCATCGTCGTGCACCTCGTCGGCGCCTACCAGGTGTTCTGCCAGCCGATCTTCGCCTTCGTcgagcgccgcgccgccgcggcaTGGCCGGACAGCGCCTTCATCTCACGGGAGCTCCGCGTGGGCCCCTTCGCGCTCAGCGTGTTCCGCCTGACATGGCGGTCGGCGTTCGTGTGCGTCACCACCGTCGTGGCCATGCTGCTGCCGTTCTTCGgcgacgtggtggggctcctcggcGCCGTCTCGTTCTGGCCGCTCACCGTCTACTTCCCCGTCGAGATGTACATCAAGCAGCGCCGCGTTCCGCGGGGCAGCACCAAGTGGTTGTGTCTCCAGACGCTTAGCGTCACCTGCCTCCTCGTCTccattgccgccgccgccggttccATCGCCGACGTCGTCGATGCCCTCAAGGTCTACCGGCCGTTCAGCGGTTAG